In a genomic window of Staphylococcus taiwanensis:
- a CDS encoding prepilin peptidase → MILLSYLCSIIFSFLYQFNSVEKPTFNYFLSRSKCDYCCQKLKWLDLLPIINFILLKGRSSCCKQKLKRHYIFGEILAFLAIPIIIFYQCDVYIPLFISTYLILLTMAIYDIETYTVNLNLLIIFFIINLFLANTYILNIIIFSSILHLFFFLLPNQIGYGDIILFSMLSMFYPYYFFLIFLNITFILATIYILITKICINKTYLPLIPFIFTSYIITSYCYHHLVNFF, encoded by the coding sequence ATGATTTTATTATCCTATTTGTGTAGCATTATATTTAGTTTTTTATACCAGTTTAACTCCGTCGAAAAGCCAACTTTTAACTATTTCTTATCTAGATCTAAATGCGATTATTGTTGTCAAAAATTAAAATGGCTAGATTTACTTCCTATAATAAATTTTATATTACTAAAAGGGCGAAGTTCTTGTTGTAAACAGAAGTTAAAACGTCACTATATTTTTGGAGAAATATTAGCATTTCTAGCTATTCCTATTATTATATTTTATCAATGTGACGTTTATATCCCTCTATTTATCTCTACTTATCTAATTTTATTAACAATGGCTATCTACGACATTGAAACCTACACGGTAAATTTAAACCTCTTAATAATTTTTTTTATCATTAATTTATTTCTAGCGAATACCTATATTTTAAATATAATTATTTTCTCATCGATTCTTCATTTATTCTTCTTCTTGCTTCCAAATCAAATCGGTTATGGAGATATCATACTTTTCAGCATGCTCTCGATGTTTTATCCGTATTATTTCTTTCTTATTTTCCTCAATATTACGTTCATTCTCGCTACTATTTATATTTTAATTACGAAAATTTGCATAAATAAAACGTATTTACCACTAATACCATTTATATTTACAAGTTATATCATCACTAGTTATTGCTACCATCACTTAGTAAATTTTTTTTAG
- a CDS encoding AbrB family transcriptional regulator — MKNKWINNLILLMTAIVISLILYFSHVLLPFMFGPIIAAIIVIKVFKLEVRWPFWFSQIGLILLGVQIGSTFTTKVINDIKNDWLTIVVVTVLLIILSLLIAYFFKKIARVNTETAILSVIPGALSQMLIMAEENKKANILVVSLTQTSRVIFVVILVPVISYFFSGGSGNTQSPSTAPPLTERLDLLEVLFLAIAIAIVYILMSKINFPTKQLLAPIAVLVAWNLITTETFTLDNYILASAQVIYMIRIGLQIANLLGDLKGRIAVAIIYQNVFLIIGAFIMVFIVHLFTNNSVNELFLGGAPGGMSQIVLVAIATGADVAMISSFHIFRIFFILFIVAPTVSFFLKMNMKK; from the coding sequence ATGAAGAATAAATGGATTAATAATTTAATTTTATTAATGACTGCCATTGTTATCAGTTTAATTTTATATTTTTCACATGTACTACTACCATTTATGTTCGGTCCAATTATTGCTGCAATCATAGTAATAAAAGTTTTTAAATTAGAGGTTAGATGGCCCTTTTGGTTTAGTCAAATAGGTTTAATACTCTTAGGAGTACAAATAGGCTCTACATTTACAACTAAAGTTATCAATGACATCAAAAATGATTGGTTAACAATTGTTGTAGTTACCGTATTACTCATCATACTGTCATTGTTAATTGCATACTTTTTCAAAAAAATAGCTCGAGTTAATACTGAAACTGCCATTTTGAGTGTTATTCCAGGTGCCTTGAGCCAGATGTTAATTATGGCAGAGGAAAACAAAAAGGCTAATATTTTAGTAGTTAGTTTAACACAAACTTCTAGAGTAATATTTGTAGTCATTTTAGTACCAGTTATTTCATATTTTTTCAGTGGTGGCAGTGGTAATACTCAATCACCGAGTACAGCGCCACCTTTAACTGAGAGATTGGATTTGTTAGAGGTATTGTTTTTAGCGATAGCTATAGCTATCGTCTATATACTAATGTCTAAAATTAATTTCCCTACAAAACAATTATTAGCACCTATTGCTGTTTTAGTGGCATGGAATTTAATTACAACAGAAACATTTACATTAGATAATTATATATTAGCCTCTGCACAAGTGATTTATATGATACGTATTGGCTTACAAATTGCTAATTTATTAGGTGATTTAAAAGGACGAATCGCCGTAGCTATCATTTATCAAAATGTCTTCTTAATTATTGGTGCATTCATTATGGTCTTCATCGTCCATCTATTCACAAACAATTCCGTAAACGAATTATTCTTAGGTGGTGCACCAGGAGGTATGAGTCAAATTGTTTTAGTAGCCATAGCAACTGGGGCAGATGTGGCGATGATTTCAAGTTTTCATATATTTAGAATCTTTTTTATATTGTTTATTGTTGCTCCAACAGTAAGTTTTTTCTTGAAAATGAACATGAAAAAATAA
- a CDS encoding bifunctional folylpolyglutamate synthase/dihydrofolate synthase gives MNYLESLYWIHERTKFGIKPGVKRMEWMLNRLNNPQLNIRGIHVGGTNGKGSTVAYLRAALVENGYEVGTFTSPFIETFNERISLNGQPITNDEIVELVEKVKPISEALEQETELGGATEFEIITTMMFVYFGEIHPVDFVVVEAGLGIKNDSTNVFKPIISILTSIGLDHTDILGNTYLDIAKDKGAIIKPDTPVIYAVKNEEALKYIRDFAESNDAKPIELDREIVVVSQDDEFTYRYKDYELETIILNMLGEHQKENASLAITALIELNEENIIELDFNKMIDAIESVTWTGRIEQVKEHPLIIIDGAHNNESVEALIDTIKNYYDNSKMDILFSAIKGKPIAGMLNKLSEIANTIYFTEFDFPKALTKEELSENVNVENINYIDDYVNFINNYDGNGLLVTGSLYFISEVKANTEF, from the coding sequence ATGAATTACCTAGAAAGCTTGTATTGGATACATGAAAGAACTAAATTTGGTATCAAGCCTGGCGTTAAGCGTATGGAATGGATGCTAAATCGTTTGAATAATCCTCAATTAAATATTAGAGGCATTCATGTTGGTGGTACAAATGGTAAAGGCTCTACGGTAGCTTATTTAAGAGCCGCTTTAGTCGAAAATGGATACGAAGTAGGTACCTTTACTTCACCATTTATTGAAACTTTTAATGAAAGAATTAGTTTAAATGGACAGCCTATTACAAATGACGAAATAGTGGAATTAGTTGAAAAAGTAAAACCAATTAGTGAAGCGTTAGAACAAGAAACCGAACTTGGTGGAGCTACAGAATTTGAAATTATTACTACTATGATGTTTGTATACTTTGGAGAAATTCACCCAGTTGATTTCGTTGTTGTTGAGGCGGGGTTAGGTATCAAAAATGATTCAACCAATGTATTCAAGCCTATTATTTCAATCTTGACTAGTATTGGATTAGATCACACTGATATCTTAGGCAATACATATTTAGATATTGCTAAAGATAAAGGTGCCATTATTAAACCTGATACCCCAGTCATATATGCTGTCAAAAATGAAGAAGCATTAAAGTATATTCGTGATTTTGCAGAAAGTAATGATGCAAAACCAATCGAATTAGATCGTGAGATAGTTGTAGTTTCTCAAGATGATGAATTTACTTATCGATATAAAGACTATGAACTTGAAACAATCATTTTAAATATGCTTGGGGAACATCAAAAAGAAAATGCCTCATTAGCAATCACAGCTTTAATTGAACTCAATGAAGAAAACATTATTGAATTAGATTTTAATAAAATGATAGATGCTATTGAAAGTGTTACTTGGACTGGGCGTATTGAGCAAGTAAAGGAGCATCCGCTAATTATTATTGATGGAGCACATAATAATGAAAGTGTTGAAGCTTTAATAGATACAATCAAAAATTATTATGATAATTCTAAAATGGATATATTATTCTCTGCAATTAAAGGAAAACCTATTGCAGGTATGTTAAATAAATTATCAGAAATTGCTAATACAATTTACTTTACGGAATTTGACTTCCCAAAAGCCTTAACTAAAGAAGAATTGTCTGAGAATGTAAACGTTGAAAATATAAATTATATAGATGATTATGTAAACTTTATTAATAATTATGACGGTAATGGTTTGCTAGTAACAGGTAGTCTTTATTTCATAAGTGAAGTAAAAGCGAATACAGAATTTTAA
- a CDS encoding DNA-3-methyladenine glycosylase I, producing MNECAFGTKDPIYLDYHDNVWGQPIYDSKALFKLMALESQHAGLSWLTILKKKSSYEEAFYDFNPEKIVKMTDEDVDSLMEFPNIVHNRKKLEAIVSQAKGYFEIEKDYGSFSTFLWSYVNDQPIDMHYKKPSDRITVDERATQLSKDLKKYGFKFLGPVTVFSFLEAAGLYDAHLEGCPSKPHK from the coding sequence ATGAATGAATGTGCTTTTGGTACTAAAGATCCAATCTATTTAGATTATCACGACAATGTTTGGGGACAACCCATTTATGATAGCAAAGCGCTATTTAAACTTATGGCACTTGAATCTCAACATGCAGGTTTATCATGGTTAACCATTTTGAAAAAGAAATCTTCATACGAAGAAGCATTTTATGATTTCAATCCAGAAAAAATTGTTAAAATGACTGATGAAGATGTTGATTCATTAATGGAATTTCCTAATATTGTTCATAATCGAAAAAAATTAGAAGCCATCGTGTCACAAGCAAAAGGATACTTTGAAATTGAAAAAGATTATGGTAGCTTTAGTACATTTTTATGGTCTTATGTTAATGACCAACCGATAGATATGCATTATAAAAAACCATCAGATAGAATTACGGTTGATGAACGAGCGACTCAGTTATCAAAAGATTTGAAGAAATATGGTTTTAAGTTTTTAGGACCTGTGACTGTATTTTCATTTTTAGAAGCGGCTGGGTTATATGATGCGCATCTAGAAGGTTGTCCTTCCAAACCCCATAAGTAA
- the radC gene encoding DNA repair protein RadC — translation MNIKDMASTELPRERLIHKGEKSLSNSELLAILINTGRQGYSSIDIANDMINQYARLKELKQLSIDDLIKIKGIGIYKAVTLKAAFELGERMNARDTAEKIVIKSPEDVADMMMSKMKDLTQEHFVALFLNSKNVVMKEEVIYKGTLNSSVIHPREVFNAAIRASSNAIIVVHNHPSGDVTPSEEDIATTIRLKECGHILGINVLDHIIIGDQKFTSLVEEGYFD, via the coding sequence TTGAACATCAAAGATATGGCTTCAACTGAATTACCTAGGGAACGATTAATTCATAAAGGAGAAAAGAGTCTATCAAATAGTGAACTATTAGCAATCTTAATAAATACTGGCAGACAAGGATATTCAAGTATTGATATTGCGAATGATATGATAAATCAATATGCAAGATTAAAAGAATTAAAACAATTATCAATTGATGATTTAATAAAAATCAAAGGAATTGGAATTTACAAGGCGGTGACACTTAAGGCAGCATTTGAATTAGGAGAAAGAATGAATGCGAGAGACACTGCAGAGAAAATTGTTATAAAATCACCAGAAGATGTTGCAGATATGATGATGTCTAAGATGAAAGATTTGACTCAAGAACATTTTGTAGCTTTATTTCTAAATTCTAAAAATGTAGTCATGAAAGAAGAGGTAATTTATAAAGGAACTTTAAATTCTTCAGTGATACATCCAAGAGAGGTGTTCAATGCAGCTATTAGAGCATCTAGTAACGCCATTATAGTTGTACATAATCATCCTTCAGGCGATGTTACGCCGTCTGAAGAAGATATTGCAACAACAATTAGATTAAAAGAATGTGGACACATATTAGGTATAAATGTATTAGATCATATCATTATTGGAGATCAAAAATTTACAAGTTTAGTTGAAGAAGGTTACTTTGATTAA
- the hemB gene encoding porphobilinogen synthase has translation MEFDRHRRLRSSASMRNLVRENHVRKEDLIYPIFVVEKDNVKSEIKSLPGVYQISLNLLDDEINEAYQLGIRAIMFFGVPNEKDEVGSGAYDHNGIVQEATRKAKSLHEDLLIVADTCLCEYTDHGHCGVIDDHNHDVDNDKSLPLLVKTAVSQVEAGADIIAPSNMMDGFVTEIRHGLDEAGYYNVPIMSYGIKYASSFFGPFRDAADSAPSFGDRKTYQMDPANRLEALRELESDLNEGADMMIVKPALSYLDIVRDVKNNTNIPVIAYNVSGEYAMTKAAAQNGWIDEERVVMEQMVSMKRAGADMIITYFAKDICRYLDK, from the coding sequence ATGGAATTCGATAGACACAGAAGATTACGCTCATCAGCGTCAATGCGCAATTTAGTAAGAGAAAATCACGTAAGAAAAGAAGATTTAATTTATCCAATATTTGTAGTTGAAAAAGATAATGTAAAAAGTGAAATTAAATCATTACCTGGCGTTTATCAAATTAGTTTAAATTTATTAGATGATGAAATAAATGAAGCATATCAATTAGGGATTAGAGCTATTATGTTCTTTGGTGTGCCAAATGAAAAGGATGAAGTTGGATCAGGAGCATACGACCACAATGGTATTGTTCAAGAAGCAACACGTAAAGCTAAATCACTACATGAAGATTTATTAATTGTTGCTGATACTTGTTTATGTGAATATACAGACCATGGTCACTGTGGTGTAATTGATGATCATAACCATGATGTGGATAATGATAAATCATTACCGCTATTAGTTAAAACTGCAGTATCTCAAGTTGAAGCTGGTGCTGATATCATTGCACCAAGTAACATGATGGATGGGTTTGTTACAGAGATACGTCATGGCTTAGATGAAGCAGGGTATTATAATGTGCCAATAATGAGTTATGGCATTAAATACGCATCAAGTTTCTTTGGACCATTCAGAGATGCTGCCGATTCTGCACCATCATTTGGTGATAGAAAAACTTATCAAATGGACCCAGCGAATCGCTTAGAAGCCTTACGTGAATTAGAAAGCGACTTAAATGAAGGTGCGGACATGATGATAGTTAAACCAGCATTGAGTTATTTAGATATTGTTCGTGATGTGAAAAATAATACTAATATTCCAGTTATTGCTTATAATGTTAGTGGTGAATATGCAATGACAAAAGCAGCTGCTCAAAATGGTTGGATTGATGAAGAACGTGTTGTAATGGAACAAATGGTGTCAATGAAACGTGCTGGCGCAGATATGATTATCACATATTTTGCTAAAGATATTTGTCGCTATTTAGATAAATAA
- a CDS encoding DUF4930 family protein, producing MRFIFSLIKNIFAVVAIIFVIYFALKYAPFLREQEWNPINHSPSNVQTSGVPAEMNNSQEVPKNGKHYVLKDNDILQNIPASQTYNVFKFLDKNEFMAVTGIGRMGYNDKYIAGQRDDEFIVYKFGSDHIKVYRTEIEMEQDLNALGQHIELKPQGSY from the coding sequence ATGCGTTTTATATTTAGTTTAATAAAAAATATATTTGCAGTAGTAGCTATTATATTTGTGATATATTTTGCTTTAAAATATGCGCCATTCCTTAGAGAACAAGAATGGAATCCTATTAATCATTCTCCCAGTAACGTTCAAACTAGTGGTGTACCAGCTGAAATGAATAATTCACAAGAAGTACCTAAAAATGGGAAGCATTATGTATTAAAAGATAATGATATTTTACAAAATATACCAGCTAGTCAAACCTATAACGTTTTTAAATTTCTAGATAAAAATGAATTTATGGCTGTGACAGGTATTGGAAGAATGGGATACAATGATAAATATATCGCTGGACAACGTGATGATGAATTTATTGTATATAAGTTTGGCAGTGACCATATTAAAGTATATAGAACTGAAATTGAAATGGAGCAAGATTTAAACGCACTCGGACAACATATTGAATTAAAACCGCAAGGGTCTTATTAA
- the hemL gene encoding glutamate-1-semialdehyde 2,1-aminomutase, with amino-acid sequence MGYEKSQEAMKIAEDLMPGGVNSPVRAFKSVDTPAIFMDHAKGSRIYDIDGNEYIDYVLSWGPLILGHKNERVIKKLHEAVDKGTSFGASTLEENRLAELVIERVPSIEKVRMVSSGTEATLAALRLARGYTGRNKIIKFEGCYHGHSDSLLIKAGSGVATLGLPDSPGVPEGTAKNTITVPYNDLEAIKIAFEHYGDDIAGIIVEPVAGNMGVVPPKDGFLQGLRDITTEYGALLIFDEVMTGFRVGYNCAQGYFGVTPDITCLGKVIGGGLPVGAFGGKKEIMDKIAPVGNIYQAGTLSGNPLAMTSGYETLSQLTPESYEYFQELGDLLEEGLKEVFGKHNVPITVNRAGSMIGYFLNKGPVTNFEEANKSDLELFSNMYREMAKEGVFLPPSQFEGTFLSTAHTKKDIEKTIQAFDTALSRIV; translated from the coding sequence ATGGGTTATGAAAAATCACAAGAAGCAATGAAAATTGCTGAGGATTTAATGCCTGGTGGTGTTAACAGTCCGGTGAGAGCTTTTAAATCAGTTGATACACCAGCGATTTTTATGGACCATGCTAAAGGGTCAAGAATTTATGACATCGATGGTAATGAATATATCGATTATGTATTAAGTTGGGGACCTCTGATTTTAGGTCATAAAAATGAGAGAGTAATTAAAAAATTACATGAAGCGGTAGACAAAGGAACAAGTTTTGGTGCTTCAACATTAGAAGAAAATAGACTTGCTGAATTAGTAATTGAACGTGTGCCATCTATTGAAAAAGTTAGAATGGTATCTTCTGGTACTGAAGCTACGTTAGCTGCATTAAGATTGGCTCGTGGATATACAGGACGTAATAAAATCATTAAATTTGAAGGATGTTATCACGGTCATAGTGATTCGCTACTAATTAAAGCTGGTTCAGGTGTAGCCACACTAGGATTGCCAGATTCTCCTGGAGTTCCTGAAGGGACAGCTAAAAATACAATTACGGTGCCATATAATGATCTTGAAGCAATTAAAATTGCATTTGAACATTATGGGGATGATATTGCAGGTATAATTGTTGAACCTGTGGCCGGTAATATGGGTGTAGTACCTCCTAAAGATGGCTTCCTTCAAGGTCTTCGTGATATTACTACAGAATACGGTGCATTGCTTATTTTCGATGAAGTGATGACAGGTTTCCGTGTTGGTTACAATTGTGCCCAAGGATACTTTGGTGTAACGCCTGATATTACTTGTTTAGGAAAAGTAATCGGCGGAGGCTTACCTGTTGGTGCATTTGGTGGTAAAAAAGAAATTATGGACAAAATAGCGCCAGTAGGAAATATTTATCAAGCAGGTACGTTATCAGGCAATCCATTAGCAATGACAAGTGGCTATGAAACTTTAAGCCAATTAACACCTGAATCATATGAGTATTTCCAAGAACTAGGTGATTTATTAGAAGAAGGATTAAAAGAAGTATTTGGTAAACATAATGTGCCGATTACAGTAAATAGAGCTGGTTCAATGATTGGTTACTTCTTAAATAAAGGACCTGTAACTAATTTTGAAGAAGCAAATAAAAGTGATTTAGAACTGTTTAGTAATATGTATCGTGAAATGGCTAAAGAAGGTGTGTTTTTACCACCTTCACAATTTGAAGGGACTTTCTTATCTACTGCACATACTAAGAAAGATATTGAAAAGACAATTCAGGCATTTGATACAGCTTTAAGCCGTATTGTATAA
- a CDS encoding valine--tRNA ligase, giving the protein MNMEPKYNPREVEAGRYEEWVKNDYFKPTEDKSKETYTIVIPPPNVTGKLHLGHAWDTTLQDIITRMKRMQGYDTLYLPGMDHAGIATQAKVDAKLKEQGISRHDIGREKFLEHAWSWKEEYASFIRQQWAKLGLGLDYSRERFTLDDGLSKAVKKVFVDLYNKGIIYRGERIINWDPEARTALSDIEVIHEDVQGHFYHFKYPYADGEGYIEIATTRPETMLGDTAIVVNPNDERYKDVIGKKVILPIIGRELPILADEYVDIEFGSGAMKVTPAHDPNDFEIGQRHDLENIIVMDENGKMNDKADKYAGLDRFECRKQLVEDLKAQDLVIKIEEHMHSVGHSERTGAIVEPYLSTQWFVKMKPLAQRALDNQKTDDRIDFYPPRFENTFNRWMEEIRDWTISRQLWWGHQIPAWYHKETGEIYVGEEAPQDIENWDQDEDVLDTWFSSSLWPFSTLGWPNEEAEDFKRYYPTNALVTGYDIIFFWVARMIFQGLEFTDRRPFNDVLLHGLVRAEDGRKMSKSLGNGVDPMDVIEEYGADSLRYFLATGSSPGHDLRYSTEKVESVWNFINKIWNGARFSLMNIGEDFKFEDIDLTGNLSLADKWILTRLNETIETVTNLSEKYEFGEVGRALYNFIWDEFCDWYIEMSKIPMNGEDETQKQTTRSVLSYTLDQIMRMLHPFMPFVTEKIWQSLPHEGETIVRASWPTVKEEFIFEDSKQTMQQLVEIIKSVRQSRVEVNTPLSKAIPIFIQAKDEDIKATLNENADYIHKFCNPSELTINTNIEIPEKAMTTVVVAGKVVLPLEGLIDMDKEIARLEKELEKLQKELDRVDKKLSNENFVNKAPEKVINEEKEKQQRYQEKYDGVRNRIEQLKA; this is encoded by the coding sequence ATGAACATGGAGCCTAAATATAACCCGCGTGAAGTAGAAGCGGGAAGATATGAAGAATGGGTTAAAAATGACTATTTCAAGCCCACTGAAGATAAATCAAAAGAAACGTATACAATTGTAATTCCACCACCCAATGTAACTGGTAAATTACATTTAGGTCATGCATGGGATACAACATTGCAAGACATCATTACGCGTATGAAACGAATGCAAGGTTATGATACATTATACTTACCAGGTATGGACCATGCGGGTATTGCTACTCAAGCAAAGGTTGATGCTAAATTAAAAGAACAAGGTATTTCTCGACACGATATAGGCCGTGAAAAGTTCTTAGAACATGCATGGTCATGGAAAGAGGAGTACGCATCATTTATACGCCAACAATGGGCTAAACTAGGTCTTGGCCTTGATTATAGTAGAGAGCGTTTTACTTTAGATGATGGTTTAAGTAAAGCTGTGAAAAAAGTCTTTGTCGATTTATACAATAAAGGGATTATTTATCGTGGGGAACGTATTATTAACTGGGATCCCGAAGCTAGAACGGCATTATCAGATATAGAAGTAATCCATGAGGATGTTCAAGGTCATTTTTATCATTTTAAATATCCATATGCTGATGGTGAAGGGTATATTGAAATTGCTACTACAAGACCAGAAACCATGCTTGGAGATACAGCTATTGTTGTAAACCCTAATGATGAACGTTATAAAGACGTAATTGGTAAAAAAGTAATCCTGCCAATTATTGGACGTGAGTTACCTATATTAGCGGATGAATATGTAGATATTGAATTTGGTAGTGGGGCAATGAAAGTAACGCCGGCACACGATCCAAATGACTTTGAAATTGGTCAACGACATGATTTAGAAAATATCATCGTGATGGATGAAAATGGAAAAATGAATGATAAAGCAGATAAATATGCTGGTTTAGACCGTTTTGAGTGTCGAAAACAATTGGTTGAAGACTTAAAAGCGCAAGATTTAGTTATAAAAATCGAAGAACATATGCATTCAGTTGGACACTCAGAGCGAACTGGTGCAATTGTGGAACCTTATTTATCAACTCAATGGTTTGTTAAGATGAAACCATTAGCGCAACGTGCTTTAGACAATCAAAAAACAGACGACCGTATAGATTTTTATCCACCTCGTTTCGAAAATACGTTTAATAGATGGATGGAAGAAATTAGAGATTGGACAATTTCGCGTCAATTATGGTGGGGACATCAAATTCCAGCGTGGTATCACAAAGAAACGGGTGAAATTTATGTTGGTGAAGAAGCGCCTCAAGATATAGAAAATTGGGACCAAGATGAAGATGTATTGGATACTTGGTTCTCAAGTTCGTTATGGCCGTTCTCAACATTAGGTTGGCCGAATGAAGAAGCAGAAGATTTTAAACGTTATTATCCAACGAATGCACTAGTTACTGGTTATGATATCATCTTCTTCTGGGTTGCTAGAATGATATTCCAAGGGTTAGAATTCACTGATCGACGTCCATTTAACGATGTATTATTACATGGTTTAGTGCGAGCAGAAGATGGACGTAAAATGAGTAAGTCATTGGGCAATGGTGTAGACCCTATGGATGTAATTGAAGAGTACGGTGCGGATAGTTTGAGATACTTCTTAGCTACAGGTTCTTCTCCAGGACATGACTTACGTTATTCTACTGAAAAGGTAGAATCTGTATGGAATTTCATCAATAAAATATGGAATGGTGCTCGTTTTAGTCTTATGAATATTGGTGAAGATTTTAAATTTGAGGATATTGATTTAACAGGAAACCTTTCTTTAGCAGATAAATGGATATTGACACGATTAAATGAAACAATTGAAACTGTAACAAATTTAAGTGAAAAATATGAATTTGGTGAAGTTGGACGTGCACTGTACAACTTTATTTGGGATGAATTCTGTGATTGGTATATTGAAATGAGTAAAATACCAATGAATGGCGAAGATGAAACTCAAAAACAAACTACACGTTCTGTATTAAGTTATACTTTAGATCAAATTATGCGTATGCTACATCCATTTATGCCATTCGTAACAGAAAAAATTTGGCAAAGTCTTCCTCATGAAGGAGAAACAATTGTTAGAGCATCATGGCCTACAGTTAAAGAAGAATTTATCTTTGAAGATAGTAAACAAACAATGCAGCAACTTGTTGAAATTATTAAATCAGTAAGACAATCACGTGTTGAAGTAAATACGCCGTTATCTAAAGCTATTCCAATCTTTATTCAAGCAAAAGATGAAGATATTAAAGCAACATTAAATGAAAATGCGGATTATATTCACAAATTCTGTAATCCAAGTGAATTGACAATAAATACTAACATCGAGATCCCTGAAAAAGCTATGACGACTGTAGTTGTTGCAGGAAAAGTTGTATTACCTTTAGAAGGATTAATCGATATGGACAAAGAAATTGCACGTTTAGAAAAAGAATTAGAGAAATTGCAAAAAGAATTAGACCGTGTTGATAAAAAACTATCTAATGAAAACTTTGTAAATAAGGCACCAGAAAAAGTTATTAATGAAGAAAAAGAAAAGCAACAACGTTATCAAGAAAAATATGATGGTGTCAGAAACAGAATCGAACAATTAAAAGCATAG
- the mreC gene encoding rod shape-determining protein MreC, translating to MHNFFKNNKLIVVFCAIIVFIALIGLSIRSQTQSPPEQYVGDSVSLGQRVVSYPVNFVTGAINHLFSSNKTTDSKEIEKLKAKNEKLEAENKDLKKELDMTDISKYDPISGAVIARNPDQWMNTVIIDKGEKAGVKRNMAVMTAEGLIGRVTKVNQFSAQVDLLSTNTRTGKLSVNIQQNSKNVFGLIDHYDKKNEELIISNINNKDKIAKGDKVVTSGLADQLPSDLYIGKVTKVENDEYGLAKEVRVKTEANLSDVSHVYVAKKDPKNGTDESGDN from the coding sequence GTGCATAATTTTTTTAAAAATAACAAATTGATTGTTGTTTTTTGTGCAATTATTGTCTTTATTGCACTGATTGGTTTGTCTATACGCTCACAAACTCAATCACCTCCTGAACAATATGTAGGGGATTCAGTTTCTTTAGGGCAAAGAGTAGTAAGTTATCCCGTTAATTTTGTGACTGGAGCGATAAATCATCTTTTTAGCTCAAATAAAACAACAGACAGCAAAGAGATCGAAAAATTGAAAGCTAAAAACGAGAAACTTGAAGCGGAAAATAAAGACCTAAAAAAAGAACTGGATATGACTGATATTTCTAAATATGATCCTATCTCAGGTGCGGTTATTGCACGAAATCCAGACCAATGGATGAATACAGTTATCATTGACAAGGGTGAAAAAGCAGGAGTCAAAAGAAATATGGCCGTCATGACTGCAGAAGGATTGATAGGTCGAGTTACTAAAGTAAATCAATTTTCTGCGCAGGTTGATTTACTATCTACCAATACGCGAACAGGTAAATTATCTGTCAATATTCAGCAAAATTCTAAAAACGTATTTGGTCTTATCGATCATTATGATAAGAAAAATGAAGAATTAATAATTAGCAATATCAATAATAAAGACAAGATTGCTAAAGGGGATAAAGTTGTAACGAGTGGGTTAGCTGATCAATTACCAAGTGATTTATACATAGGTAAGGTAACTAAGGTTGAAAATGATGAATATGGTTTAGCTAAAGAAGTGAGAGTCAAAACAGAAGCTAATCTATCTGATGTATCACATGTTTATGTTGCTAAAAAAGATCCAAAAAATGGTACTGATGAAAGTGGGGACAATTAA